TCACCGCGGGAGCGGCACACCTTGGGTGCCGAAGGTGCGGTGCTGCTCACCGAGCGCTTCGTTATCGGCGCTACGACGCCATCCACGACGCACGCACGCGCGGCCGCGATCCGAAAGATCAGGTAAGTGTCTGCTTGGCTCGCTGTCGTCTTCTTCGGCAAGTCGGCCATCGACGGTAACATTGACGGCGCCTGGATCGCCAAGTAGCCCTGTTTGCTGCAGCTCAATCACCTCGCCACAACCGTCGGCCTCGATCTCCGCGTCCGCAGCTTCTGACGCGGAGCGTCGAAGGTACGATGCCCGGAGAAAAAGGCCGCGGGTGTGAGACGTCGAGCAAATGGCGAAGGGCGCTCATCACTTATCAAAGCCATGTTCAATCGACAGTCCAAGGCAGAACCCGATTAGTCGCGCAGGCGCATCGATCGGAAGGAGAATGCAAAGTTATGAGCAACGTCATCAAGGCTCCCACATCAGCCGCAGCGGGCCGCGCAGCAACGAAGAAGCAGTTGCCGGATCGGTTCAAAGGCTACAAACATGTCTGGGTCTTCGTCGAGCAGGAGCGCGGACAAGTGCATCCCGTCTCCTGGGAGCTGATGGGGGCGGGCCGCAAACTCGCCGACAGGCTCAAGGTTAAGCTCGCGGCTATTGTCGTCGGCCCTGAGGGCGAGGCCACACGCAACGCCGCGCTCGAAGCCTTCTGTTACGGCGCCGATTTGACTTATCTCGTGGCCGACAATGTGCTCTCGGATTATCGTAACGAGTCCTACACCAAGGCGCTGTCCGAGCTCGTGGAGATCTACAAGCCCGAGATCTTGCTGTTAGGAGCAACAACGCTCGGCCGCGATCTTGCGGGCTCGGTCGCCACCACACTGCTGACTGGTCTTACCGCCGACTGCACCGAACTCGACGTCGATGCGGATGGCTCGCTTGCGGCGACCCGTCCGACCTTTGGCGGCTCGCTGCTCTGCACGATCTACACGTTGAATTACCGGCCACAGATGGCAACCGTCCGCCCGCGCGTGATGCCGATGCCGGAGCGTGTCGCGCGCGATCCCGGCCGCATCATCGTCCATCCGCTCGGCCTGGTGGAAGACGATATCGTGACCAAGGTTCTGTCGTTCATCCCCGACCGTGATTCGGCCAAATCCAATCTTGCGTACGCCGACGTCGTGGTCGCCGGTGGGCTTGGGCTCGGTTCTCAAGAAAACTTTCAGCTTGTGCGGCAGCTGGCCGGCGTGCTCGGTGCCGAGTATGGCTGTTCCCGGCCCCTCGTGCAAAAGGGATGGGTCACCTATGACCGACAGATCGG
This portion of the Bradyrhizobium diazoefficiens genome encodes:
- a CDS encoding electron transfer flavoprotein subunit alpha/FixB family protein; its protein translation is MSNVIKAPTSAAAGRAATKKQLPDRFKGYKHVWVFVEQERGQVHPVSWELMGAGRKLADRLKVKLAAIVVGPEGEATRNAALEAFCYGADLTYLVADNVLSDYRNESYTKALSELVEIYKPEILLLGATTLGRDLAGSVATTLLTGLTADCTELDVDADGSLAATRPTFGGSLLCTIYTLNYRPQMATVRPRVMPMPERVARDPGRIIVHPLGLVEDDIVTKVLSFIPDRDSAKSNLAYADVVVAGGLGLGSQENFQLVRQLAGVLGAEYGCSRPLVQKGWVTYDRQIGQTGKTIRPKLYIAAGVSGAIQHRVGVEGADLIVAINTDKNAPIFDFAHIAIVSDAMHLLPALTDAFRARLSPHSRDRIAS